The following coding sequences are from one Pigmentibacter sp. JX0631 window:
- a CDS encoding ABC transporter ATP-binding protein: protein MKKEHQGSFIKIVWNSGKKDILLGSPWLPIYSLSEVTLALSVAILLQLVFYTTPRIPVINLIPGQLKNYFHFDQTLDKKDLIFIIPILIVLLSLIKLISGFMSNYLTERAGHKVAHSLREEMLKGFLSSPGNKLDQKDPDFIANQLMQDTTLLQAAISKGTISSFRDCFVLLGIVLTMLMISWQAFIIGCCVFIPLGLILKNVAKKINFYTRESQKHQIAISTRILSSQNGLLTINALRSHKREQEDFEVTNLKNYFIMKKSLFVRTFFTPAMEFFATFLLGIIFAWRVNYSGDFQASTYSSMLILLAFSFKYIKNITSSITFFSEIRVVLQRVKSFLGDFSNSKLTKPNPLPLSSTAAIIANNVSYTTETGKEILKNCSLSIPKGKKIAFIGESGAGKTTFLRSLAGLVIPTSGEIKIIPDFLLTSQSPYIFRGTVKENIIYAETSYPEHIADEKAKDLIIALMLSYSDSGAKLFLDKNLGYLGDGLSGGEKARVALARTLFPNPKLILLDEPTANLDAKSSELFWKAIQNWKSKDSENTVVAVSHAIHEIKDFDYCYIFENGNIVKHGIPKEIIANA from the coding sequence ATGAAAAAAGAGCACCAAGGTTCATTTATAAAAATAGTTTGGAATTCCGGTAAAAAAGATATTTTATTGGGCTCTCCCTGGTTACCAATTTATTCTCTTTCAGAAGTAACACTTGCTCTTTCAGTGGCAATTCTTTTGCAATTAGTCTTTTACACAACACCAAGAATTCCAGTTATAAATTTGATTCCTGGGCAGCTTAAAAACTATTTCCACTTCGATCAAACTTTAGATAAAAAAGATCTCATTTTTATTATCCCTATTCTAATTGTTCTTTTATCTTTGATAAAATTAATTAGCGGATTTATGAGCAATTATTTAACGGAAAGAGCTGGACATAAAGTAGCACATTCGTTACGAGAAGAAATGTTAAAAGGATTTTTATCTTCCCCAGGAAATAAATTAGATCAAAAAGATCCAGATTTTATCGCTAATCAATTAATGCAAGATACAACATTGCTACAAGCAGCTATTAGTAAAGGAACAATAAGTTCATTTCGTGATTGTTTTGTTCTTTTGGGAATAGTATTAACTATGCTTATGATCTCGTGGCAAGCATTTATTATTGGATGCTGCGTATTTATTCCTTTAGGTTTAATTTTAAAAAATGTAGCAAAAAAAATTAATTTCTACACCCGTGAAAGTCAAAAACATCAAATTGCAATATCAACAAGAATTCTTTCTAGTCAAAATGGTTTACTTACAATAAATGCCTTAAGAAGTCACAAAAGAGAACAAGAAGATTTTGAAGTAACTAATCTGAAAAATTATTTCATAATGAAAAAAAGTTTATTTGTAAGAACTTTTTTTACGCCTGCAATGGAATTCTTTGCAACTTTTCTGCTTGGTATTATTTTTGCTTGGAGAGTAAACTATAGTGGTGATTTTCAAGCTAGTACTTACTCATCAATGTTAATACTTCTTGCATTTTCATTTAAATATATAAAGAATATTACTTCTTCTATTACTTTTTTTAGTGAAATAAGGGTTGTTTTACAAAGAGTTAAATCATTCTTAGGAGACTTTTCTAATTCGAAATTGACTAAACCAAATCCTTTGCCTTTATCATCAACTGCAGCGATAATTGCAAATAATGTTTCTTATACTACAGAAACTGGAAAAGAAATTCTTAAAAACTGTTCTTTGAGCATTCCAAAAGGAAAAAAAATTGCATTTATTGGTGAAAGTGGTGCAGGTAAAACAACCTTTTTAAGATCACTTGCAGGTTTAGTTATCCCTACTAGCGGTGAAATAAAAATTATTCCAGATTTTCTCCTTACTTCACAATCACCTTATATTTTTCGTGGAACAGTTAAAGAAAATATTATTTATGCAGAAACCTCCTATCCTGAACATATAGCTGATGAAAAAGCAAAAGATTTAATTATCGCTCTTATGCTTTCATATTCCGACTCAGGAGCAAAATTATTTTTAGATAAAAACCTTGGATATCTTGGAGATGGTTTATCTGGAGGAGAAAAAGCAAGAGTAGCATTAGCAAGAACACTTTTTCCAAATCCAAAGCTAATTCTTTTAGATGAACCGACAGCTAATCTTGATGCAAAATCCTCTGAACTTTTTTGGAAAGCAATCCAAAATTGGAAAAGTAAAGATTCAGAGAATACAGTCGTAGCTGTATCACACGCTATCCATGAAATAAAAGATTTTGATTATTGTTACATTTTTGAAAATGGAAATATAGTTAAACATGGCATTCCAAAGGAGATTATTGCTAATGCTTAA
- a CDS encoding NUDIX domain-containing protein, whose amino-acid sequence MFRKNVAALIKCQNKYLACFRSDHNKWQNVQGGIETSDSSPIAAIIRETKEELGIEEKDFKIIYRSKFWRRYFFPKHILKKARFEGNIGQEQLWFLIEIKDIKSIHLEKSVGEFQKVDLFTIEQFLSNYSEWKKASFYDFCREIGIVN is encoded by the coding sequence ATGTTCAGGAAAAATGTAGCGGCTCTAATTAAATGCCAAAATAAATATTTAGCATGTTTTCGCAGCGATCATAATAAATGGCAAAATGTCCAAGGCGGTATAGAAACCTCTGACTCCTCTCCAATTGCAGCAATCATTCGCGAAACTAAAGAAGAGCTAGGAATAGAAGAAAAAGATTTTAAAATTATTTATAGATCAAAATTTTGGAGACGGTATTTTTTTCCTAAACATATTTTAAAAAAAGCACGCTTTGAAGGTAATATTGGTCAAGAACAACTTTGGTTTTTAATAGAGATTAAAGATATAAAGAGCATACATTTAGAAAAATCAGTGGGAGAATTTCAAAAAGTAGATCTGTTCACAATTGAACAATTTTTAAGTAATTACTCAGAGTGGAAAAAAGCTAGTTTTTATGATTTCTGCCGAGAAATTGGGATTGTTAATTAA
- the lpxB gene encoding lipid-A-disaccharide synthase, whose protein sequence is MSYIQKGGICVVAGEASGDIQASLLIEALNKEFAKKNLATQHFWGSAGPHMRNLGVEDIVKVEDLAVFGLTEIISHYSLISSAYKKILKEIIVRKPLAVILIDYPGFNLKLLQDIYALGITVIYHIPPKAWSHGRKRTEILKEYTHLVTSILPFETNFFNENKVNTIFVGNPLKDNVDQYLKEHQSNKIPYRVGILPGSRKSEIKNLLPLLIESFIELKKIEPKVTGDLPIAPTLNPNFVKDIVLITAQKFGFNQQWIENNITFGIGNAYDVMARSSYAWVCSGTATLETAFFNTPMSVFYKLAPITAYVAKKVIKVKYVSLVNLSENKEIIPEYLQEKATTENLVSHALKVFNDDQYTKNVLLGLEKVRKTFPPNAAQNAAVAILNCIEKYNVNSELKFKLHHENRIK, encoded by the coding sequence ATGAGTTATATCCAAAAAGGTGGAATTTGTGTCGTTGCTGGTGAAGCAAGTGGTGACATTCAAGCTTCACTTTTAATTGAAGCTCTGAATAAAGAATTTGCTAAAAAAAATTTAGCAACTCAGCATTTTTGGGGATCTGCAGGTCCGCATATGCGCAATCTCGGTGTTGAAGATATAGTCAAAGTTGAAGATCTGGCTGTATTTGGCTTAACTGAAATTATTTCGCATTATTCTTTAATATCTAGTGCATATAAAAAAATATTAAAAGAAATTATTGTCCGCAAACCGCTGGCAGTAATTTTAATTGATTATCCCGGATTTAATTTAAAACTTCTTCAAGATATTTATGCATTAGGAATTACTGTAATTTATCATATTCCACCCAAAGCATGGTCACACGGCAGAAAAAGGACTGAAATACTTAAAGAGTATACACATTTGGTAACAAGCATATTACCTTTTGAAACAAATTTTTTTAATGAGAATAAAGTAAATACTATTTTTGTCGGCAATCCTTTAAAAGATAATGTTGATCAGTATTTAAAGGAACATCAATCTAATAAAATTCCTTATCGTGTGGGAATACTACCAGGAAGTAGAAAAAGCGAAATTAAAAATTTATTACCTTTGCTTATAGAGTCTTTTATTGAACTCAAAAAAATTGAACCTAAAGTAACTGGCGATCTTCCAATTGCCCCTACATTAAATCCAAATTTTGTAAAAGATATTGTACTTATTACAGCTCAAAAATTTGGCTTTAATCAACAATGGATTGAGAATAATATTACTTTTGGAATTGGTAATGCTTATGATGTAATGGCAAGATCAAGTTATGCTTGGGTTTGTTCTGGAACTGCTACGCTAGAAACTGCTTTTTTTAATACTCCAATGAGTGTTTTTTATAAACTAGCACCAATAACAGCTTACGTTGCTAAAAAAGTAATAAAAGTAAAATATGTTTCTCTTGTTAATTTATCAGAAAATAAAGAAATTATTCCTGAATATCTTCAAGAAAAAGCCACAACTGAAAATTTAGTTAGTCATGCTTTAAAAGTTTTTAATGATGACCAATATACTAAAAATGTTTTACTAGGGCTTGAAAAAGTTCGAAAAACTTTTCCACCTAATGCTGCACAAAATGCTGCTGTTGCTATTCTTAATTGTATTGAAAAATATAATGTTAACAGCGAATTAAAATTTAAGCTGCACCATGAAAATCGGATTAAGTAA
- the lpxA gene encoding acyl-ACP--UDP-N-acetylglucosamine O-acyltransferase, whose amino-acid sequence MTTSVQIHPTAIIEQGAEIDSGVTIGPYALIGPHVKIGRNSKIHGHAVVTGHTFLGEENEVFSFASVGNRPQDLKYKGEPTELIIGSKNIIRECVTLQPGTVQGGGKTTIGSQNLFMAYSHVAHDCIVGDQNVIANAVQIAGHVTIDNMTIIGGLCAIHQFVHIGDMAMLGGGSATVKDIPPYCVSEGNRAILRGLNVEGMRRRNISPEVRTAIKNAYKIMFLKGHPTLDAAYNELGDLIKFPEVEKFITFIKNAKRGISHPSQNANDLNNEE is encoded by the coding sequence ATGACAACTTCAGTACAAATTCATCCAACTGCTATTATAGAACAAGGTGCGGAAATTGATTCTGGTGTTACTATTGGTCCTTATGCATTAATAGGCCCGCATGTAAAAATTGGAAGAAATTCAAAAATTCATGGGCATGCGGTTGTTACTGGACATACTTTCCTTGGCGAAGAGAATGAAGTATTTAGCTTTGCCTCTGTAGGTAATCGTCCCCAAGATTTAAAATATAAAGGCGAACCAACAGAATTAATCATTGGAAGTAAAAATATTATTCGTGAATGTGTAACTTTACAACCAGGAACTGTTCAAGGTGGTGGTAAAACCACAATCGGAAGCCAAAACTTATTTATGGCGTATTCACATGTAGCCCATGACTGTATAGTCGGCGATCAAAATGTCATTGCAAATGCAGTACAAATAGCAGGTCATGTTACTATAGATAACATGACAATTATCGGAGGGCTCTGCGCTATTCACCAATTCGTCCACATTGGTGACATGGCTATGTTAGGCGGAGGATCGGCTACAGTAAAAGATATCCCTCCTTACTGTGTTTCAGAAGGTAACAGAGCTATCTTAAGAGGCCTCAATGTTGAAGGAATGAGAAGACGTAATATTTCTCCTGAAGTAAGAACTGCAATAAAAAATGCTTACAAAATAATGTTTTTAAAAGGGCATCCTACCTTAGATGCTGCATACAATGAATTAGGAGATTTGATAAAATTTCCTGAAGTTGAAAAATTTATTACATTTATTAAAAACGCCAAAAGAGGAATTTCTCATCCAAGCCAAAATGCAAACGATTTAAATAACGAAGAGTAA
- the fabZ gene encoding 3-hydroxyacyl-ACP dehydratase FabZ, protein MDNIFDKIAMSMDDIKKVIPHRDPLLLIDCVHEINLGKNIITSKLLTKDDPVFRGHFPENPIYPGVYYLEALAQSGAVLGLITRKEMGIVESNIGFLSSIDDVRFRKPGTPGNRIKYEVAVDKMRGPFLWLKGKAYINDEVAVECSLSMAIAPQK, encoded by the coding sequence ATGGATAATATATTTGATAAAATTGCTATGAGTATGGATGACATTAAAAAAGTAATTCCACACAGAGATCCATTACTGTTAATTGATTGCGTGCATGAAATAAATTTAGGAAAAAACATCATCACAAGTAAATTGCTAACTAAAGATGATCCTGTATTTAGAGGCCACTTTCCCGAGAATCCTATTTATCCTGGAGTGTATTATTTAGAGGCATTGGCTCAGTCAGGAGCGGTTCTTGGGCTTATCACTCGCAAAGAAATGGGAATTGTGGAAAGTAACATTGGATTTCTTTCATCGATTGATGATGTCCGATTTCGTAAGCCAGGAACTCCAGGCAATCGCATAAAATATGAAGTTGCTGTCGATAAAATGCGCGGCCCTTTTTTATGGCTTAAAGGAAAAGCATATATTAATGATGAAGTTGCTGTTGAATGCTCTTTATCTATGGCAATAGCCCCACAAAAATAG
- a CDS encoding tetraacyldisaccharide 4'-kinase → MLNDSFSQKLRRQLNLPLQQKNFFFKLLLPILFLISFFIFLEAKRRRKKNYRKKTSVLNNEIDIKIICIGNILIGGTGKSPIVQEIAKLFLNNNYVVAIASRGIGSNIKSVNVDSKQQKFKDFLSDENREHFEKLMLHKNINKEFYILQNPNRAESLKYFSQQKLKESNSNKKYVFLLDDGLQHFQCPRDINICVWDPKLLLQSPLYVLPIGPYREGFGKNDFQNLLTNFDFRFWSRTSYQNLKNYSKTIKNCIKIFNLKENIQDIIVCSETIFYEISPGNSLKEIDSKAISILSNSYNNISVVTGIANPDRFLLDLKQFFPQKNFKHLSLGDHGNLSKNALDFINNSEFLIFTLKDYYRWCQHLDFAFAIKLKKTILCSIDVSFYNLNLEKEDFFTKLVEFKR, encoded by the coding sequence ATGCTTAATGACTCCTTTAGTCAAAAATTAAGGAGACAATTAAATCTACCATTACAGCAAAAAAATTTCTTTTTTAAGTTGCTTTTACCAATATTATTTTTAATTTCTTTTTTTATATTTCTTGAAGCTAAAAGACGAAGAAAAAAAAATTATCGTAAAAAAACTTCCGTTCTTAACAATGAAATTGATATTAAAATTATATGTATTGGAAATATACTAATTGGAGGAACTGGAAAATCTCCTATTGTGCAAGAAATAGCTAAATTATTTTTAAATAATAACTATGTTGTAGCAATTGCTTCAAGAGGTATAGGTAGTAATATAAAGTCAGTAAACGTAGATAGTAAACAACAAAAATTTAAAGACTTTCTTTCCGATGAAAATAGAGAACATTTTGAAAAATTAATGTTGCATAAAAATATAAATAAAGAGTTTTATATCTTACAAAATCCAAATCGAGCAGAATCCCTAAAATATTTTTCCCAGCAAAAATTAAAAGAATCTAATAGTAATAAAAAATATGTATTTCTTCTTGATGATGGTCTCCAACATTTCCAATGCCCAAGAGACATAAATATTTGCGTATGGGATCCTAAACTTTTATTGCAGAGCCCTCTTTACGTATTACCGATTGGTCCTTATAGGGAAGGATTTGGAAAAAATGATTTTCAGAACTTACTAACTAATTTTGATTTTAGATTTTGGTCTCGGACATCTTATCAAAATTTAAAAAATTATTCCAAAACTATAAAAAATTGTATAAAAATATTTAATTTAAAAGAAAATATACAAGATATTATTGTTTGTTCGGAAACTATTTTCTATGAAATTAGTCCTGGTAATTCTCTTAAAGAAATTGATTCTAAAGCAATCTCAATTCTAAGTAATTCTTATAATAATATTTCAGTTGTTACTGGAATTGCTAATCCGGATAGGTTTCTCTTAGATTTAAAGCAATTTTTTCCGCAAAAGAATTTTAAGCATCTTTCATTAGGAGATCATGGAAATTTATCGAAAAATGCCCTTGATTTTATTAATAACTCTGAATTTCTTATCTTCACTTTAAAAGATTATTATCGTTGGTGTCAACATCTTGATTTTGCTTTTGCAATTAAATTAAAAAAAACGATATTATGTTCGATTGATGTTTCTTTTTATAATCTAAATCTTGAAAAAGAAGACTTCTTTACTAAACTTGTTGAATTTAAAAGGTAA